One genomic window of Thalassolituus hydrocarboniclasticus includes the following:
- a CDS encoding FG-GAP repeat protein, whose protein sequence is MNDLSLLSLSHYRKAAVFLLVSLLAACGGSGGSGGTDRLPITGIVAGLNGTGLILQNNNGDDLAISADGNFRFATMHNIGSSYSVTVLQQPQQLQQNCQVSNGSGVIGADSVPVLVSCTDVKPDTVPELTLEYGQKTFRYNWQPVANASYYRLYESVDEQSGYVQVGAEITDTHFEHTVSLHQRMGASYLLEACNGGGCTMSALSFPDVNQAIGYIKASNTDTKHEFGAVLALSADGTTLVVAADSESSSARGINGDQNNTDSIRSGAVYIFGQESGRWVQKAYIKSSNSDISDYFGSSLGLSADGNTLAVGAPGESSSSTGVNGDQNNNDMPYSGAVYIFTRNDSGWQQQGYLKAADVGEYDHFGQSLELSAAGNVLVVGAPGEDSNAMGINGDGANNDVQSSGAAYVFSRGNNGWQQQAYLKASNTGNGDQYGTSVSISADALTIAIGAPNESGGSVGINGDQSPHSDQYYSAGAVYVYAFSDNNWAQQAYIKGAYTDSGDDIGEAVSLSADGNTLLATALREDGGVSGVNGVESDNSVLNSGAAYVFVRTGTDWAQQAYLKASNPEGFDSLGAVGQISSDGRTIAVQAREDSGATGINGDQSDNNAERSGAVYLFHWNDGEWLQQAYVKASNTDEWDEFGSGIALSADGSMLAVGAKREKSASRGIGGDQSDNTLTNAGAVYLY, encoded by the coding sequence ATGAATGATTTATCGCTTTTATCACTGTCTCATTACCGTAAGGCAGCGGTATTTTTATTGGTTTCTTTACTGGCTGCCTGTGGTGGCAGTGGAGGTTCGGGGGGCACCGATCGGCTGCCAATTACCGGTATTGTCGCAGGACTGAATGGCACTGGCCTGATTTTGCAGAATAATAATGGTGATGACCTTGCGATTAGCGCGGATGGTAATTTCCGCTTTGCCACAATGCATAACATTGGCAGTAGCTATAGCGTGACGGTCCTGCAGCAGCCGCAGCAGTTACAGCAGAACTGCCAGGTCAGTAATGGCAGTGGTGTGATTGGTGCTGACAGCGTACCGGTTCTGGTCAGTTGTACGGACGTTAAACCAGACACAGTGCCTGAACTCACTCTTGAATATGGTCAGAAAACTTTCAGGTACAACTGGCAGCCGGTGGCAAATGCCAGCTATTACCGCCTTTATGAAAGCGTTGATGAGCAATCCGGTTATGTGCAGGTTGGGGCTGAGATTACCGACACTCATTTTGAGCACACTGTCTCTTTGCATCAGCGGATGGGGGCCAGCTATCTGCTGGAGGCCTGTAATGGCGGAGGATGCACAATGTCTGCCCTGTCATTTCCTGATGTAAACCAGGCTATCGGCTACATCAAAGCATCAAACACCGATACGAAGCATGAATTCGGGGCTGTGCTTGCGCTGTCAGCAGATGGGACGACTTTAGTCGTTGCTGCTGACAGTGAAAGCAGCAGCGCCCGCGGTATTAACGGTGATCAGAATAATACCGATAGCATAAGATCGGGGGCGGTTTATATCTTTGGTCAGGAGTCTGGTCGCTGGGTTCAGAAGGCTTACATTAAATCCTCGAACAGTGACATAAGTGATTACTTTGGTTCTTCGCTGGGACTGTCTGCCGATGGCAATACGCTGGCTGTTGGGGCTCCTGGAGAAAGCAGCAGTAGCACAGGAGTTAATGGTGATCAGAATAACAATGATATGCCTTATTCAGGTGCTGTGTATATTTTCACCCGTAACGACAGCGGTTGGCAGCAACAGGGCTATCTGAAAGCAGCTGATGTTGGTGAATACGATCACTTTGGTCAGTCGCTGGAGTTGTCTGCTGCTGGTAACGTACTGGTGGTTGGTGCGCCTGGCGAAGACAGCAACGCAATGGGCATTAACGGTGATGGTGCGAACAATGACGTGCAGTCTTCGGGAGCGGCTTATGTATTCAGTCGCGGGAATAACGGTTGGCAGCAACAGGCTTATTTAAAAGCATCGAATACCGGTAACGGCGATCAGTATGGCACGTCAGTCAGTATTTCTGCCGATGCATTAACCATCGCAATCGGTGCTCCTAATGAAAGTGGTGGTTCGGTTGGAATTAATGGTGACCAGAGCCCCCATTCAGATCAATATTATTCTGCCGGCGCAGTCTATGTGTATGCGTTCAGTGATAATAATTGGGCGCAACAGGCGTATATAAAAGGGGCTTATACTGATAGTGGTGACGATATAGGGGAAGCGGTATCGTTATCAGCAGACGGCAATACTCTGTTGGCAACGGCGCTTCGTGAAGATGGCGGAGTGAGCGGTGTTAATGGCGTTGAATCGGATAATTCGGTACTGAACTCTGGTGCAGCTTATGTCTTTGTGCGCACAGGGACTGATTGGGCGCAACAGGCTTATCTGAAAGCATCGAACCCTGAAGGCTTTGACTCCTTAGGCGCCGTAGGTCAAATATCCTCAGATGGACGAACCATCGCTGTCCAGGCGAGAGAAGATAGCGGTGCGACAGGAATTAACGGTGATCAAAGTGATAATAATGCTGAACGCAGTGGTGCTGTTTATCTCTTTCACTGGAATGATGGCGAGTGGTTACAGCAGGCTTATGTTAAAGCGTCCAATACGGATGAGTGGGATGAGTTTGGCTCAGGAATAGCGCTGAGTGCTGACGGCTCAATGCTGGCGGTTGG